Proteins encoded by one window of Triplophysa rosa linkage group LG19, Trosa_1v2, whole genome shotgun sequence:
- the ankrd46a gene encoding ankyrin repeat domain-containing protein 46: MSYVFISDSLQATVPLLQACIDGDLTDAKHLLESGFDPNTRDCRGRTGLHLAAARGNVEICRLLHKFGADLLATDSQGNTALHMCGHVDTIQFLVSNGLKIDICNHNGATPLVLAKRRGVNKDALHLLEGLEEQEVKGFNRSSHSSLEKMHIAENESAMENHSLLNPHLHHSDGVLSSFRTTWQEFVEDLGFWRVILLLLVIALLSLGIAYYVSGVLPFTSNQLELVH, encoded by the exons ATGTCCTACGTCTTCATCAGTGACTCCCTGCAGGCCACCGTTCCTCTGTTGCAGGCCTGTATTGATGGTGATCTAACAGACGCAAAACACCTGCTCGAGTCGGGCTTTGACCCCAACACACGGGACTGTCGCGGGCGGACCGGTCTGCATCTGGCTGCCGCTCGGGGAAATGTGGAGATATGTCGTCTGCTGCATAAGTTCGGTGCTGATCTGCTGGCCACTGACTCGCAGGGCAACACGGCACTGCACATGTGTGGACATGTAGATACCATCCAGTTCCTGGTGTCCAACGGCCTCAAGATTGACATCTG cAATCACAATGGAGCAACTCCACTGGTGTTAGCCAAGAGACGCGGCGTGAACAAGGATGCGCTACATCTGCTGGAGGGGCTGGAAGAACAAGAAGTGAAGGGCTTCAACCGCAGCTCACATTCCAGCCTGGAAAAGATGCACATTGCTGAGAATGAAAG TGCCATGGAAAATCACTCTCTTCTCAACCCGCACTTGCATCACAGCGATGGCGTGCTGTCCAGCTTCCGGACCACATGGCAGGAGTTTGTGGAGGATCTTGGTTTCTGGAGAGTTATTTTGCTTCTGCTTGTTATCGCCCTGCTGTCACTTGGAATCGCATATTATGTTAGTGGGGTGTTACCATTCACTTCTAATCAGCTGGAGCTGGTGCACTAA
- the tmem185 gene encoding transmembrane protein 185-like: MNLRGVFQDFNPSKFLIYACLLLFSVLLSLRLDGIIQWSYWAVFAPIWLWKLMVIIGAAVGTGVWAHNPQYRAEGETCVEFKAMLIAVGIHLLLLTFEVLVCDRVERGSHFWLLVFMPLFFVSPVSVAACVWGFRHDRSLELEILCSVNILQFIFIALRLDKIISWPWLVVCVPLWILMSFLCLVVLYYIVWSVLFLRSMDVIAEQRRTHITMALSWMTIVVPLLTFEILLVHKLDGHYNSNYVPVFVPLWVSLVTLMVTTFGQKGGNHWWFGIRKDFCQFLLELFPFLREYGNISYDLHHEDSDVSEEMPIHEAPKIAPMFRKKMGVVITQSPGKYFVPPPKLCIDMPD; this comes from the exons ATGAATCTCCGTGGTGTTTTTCAAGATTTCAACCCCAG TAAGTTCCTGATCTATGCATGCTTGCTGCTCTTCTCTGTACTGCTGTCACTGAGGTTAGATGGCATCATCCAGTGGAGCTACTGGGCGGTGTTTGCACCCATCTGGCTCTGGAAACTCATGGTCATCATTGGGGCAGCTGTGGGCACTGGGGTGTGGGCTCATAACCCACAATACAG GGCTGAAGGAGAGACCTGCGTGGAGTTTAAGGCCATGCTGATCGCTGTGGGCATCCACCTGCTCCTGCTCACCTTTGAGGTTCTGGTGTGTGACCGTGTGGAAAGGGGTTCACACTTCTGGCTTTTAGTCTTCATGCCTCTCTTCTTCGTCTCGCCAGTTTCTGTGGCAGCGTGTGTGTGGGGATTCAGACACGATCGATCACTTGAG ctGGAGATTCTCTGCTCTGTAAATATTCTGCAGTTCATTTTTATCGCATTACGACTGGATAAGATCATCAGCTGGCCGTGGTTG GTGGTGTGCGTGCCGTTGTGGATTCTCATGTCCTTCTTGTGTCTGGTCGTGCTCTATTACATCGTCTGGTCAGTGCTCTTCCTGCGCTCCATGGATGTTATTGCTGAGCAACGGCGTACTCACATCACCATGGCGCTCAGCTGGATGACCATTGTTGTGCCCCTGCTTACCTTTGAG attCTCCTTGTCCACAAGCTGGATGGTCATTATAACTCCAACTACGTCCCAGTGTTTGTGCCTCTCTGGGTGTCTTTGGTAACTCTAATGGTGACCACGTTTGGTCAGAAAGGAGGCAATCACT GGTGGTTTGGAATTCGCAAAGACTTCTGCCAGTTTCTCCTTGAACTTTTCCCCTTCCTAAGGGAATATGGCAACATCTCCTACGATTTACACCATGAGGATTCTGATGTGTCCGAAGAGATGCCCATTCACGAAGCACCAAAAATCGCTCCAATGTTTCGCAAAAAGATGGGCGTGGTGATCACCCAAAGTCCTGGCAAATACTTTGTGCCACCGCCCAAACTGTGCATCGACATGCCAGACTAA